The Desulfoscipio gibsoniae DSM 7213 genome contains a region encoding:
- the xseB gene encoding exodeoxyribonuclease VII small subunit, with protein MNNNDLTFEEALARLEVLVNRLEEGNLPLEESLELFAEGIKLTKQCSKHLEQAEKQISILLEGDNGQAVVREEEL; from the coding sequence ATGAATAATAATGACTTAACCTTTGAAGAGGCGCTAGCCCGGTTGGAAGTATTGGTCAACCGTTTGGAAGAGGGTAATTTGCCCCTGGAAGAATCGCTGGAGCTTTTTGCCGAGGGTATAAAGCTGACTAAACAGTGCAGTAAGCATTTGGAACAAGCTGAAAAGCAAATCAGCATACTGCTGGAGGGGGATAACGGCCAGGCCGTTGTTCGTGAAGAGGAGCTATAA
- a CDS encoding cyclodeaminase/cyclohydrolase family protein translates to MSEIYDFPFRKVVAVSASDAPTPGGGSVSALVGTLGVAMTAMVGNLTVGKPKFKDVEPEVKEITGAAYFIINKLEKLVAADIAAFGKFMDVFRLPKNTDEEKAKREEMMQKALKTATDTPMEIARTLLEALEITDRLAKIGNKMAISDAGVAAYVCEAALNAVLLSADINIPMVKDEEYVKNILAEKEQLVSKAAELKEKAVAVVRERMK, encoded by the coding sequence GTGAGCGAAATTTATGATTTTCCATTCCGCAAGGTAGTGGCGGTATCGGCATCAGACGCTCCCACTCCCGGCGGCGGTAGTGTATCAGCCCTGGTGGGCACCTTGGGTGTAGCCATGACCGCTATGGTAGGCAACCTAACCGTGGGCAAGCCCAAGTTCAAAGATGTGGAGCCCGAGGTTAAGGAAATTACCGGTGCGGCTTATTTTATCATTAATAAGCTGGAAAAACTGGTGGCCGCGGATATAGCTGCTTTTGGCAAGTTTATGGACGTTTTCCGCTTGCCCAAGAACACCGATGAAGAAAAGGCCAAGCGGGAAGAAATGATGCAAAAGGCGCTCAAAACCGCAACCGATACTCCCATGGAAATAGCCCGTACCTTGCTGGAAGCATTGGAAATTACCGACCGGCTGGCTAAGATTGGCAATAAAATGGCCATCAGTGATGCCGGTGTGGCAGCGTACGTATGCGAGGCGGCCCTGAACGCAGTGCTCCTAAGTGCCGATATTAACATTCCTATGGTTAAAGATGAAGAGTACGTTAAAAACATTCTGGCGGAGAAAGAGCAGCTGGTGAGTAAGGCCGCAGAATTAAAAGAAAAGGCCGTGGCAGTGGTCAGGGAGAGGATGAAATAA